One Xiphophorus hellerii strain 12219 chromosome 1, Xiphophorus_hellerii-4.1, whole genome shotgun sequence DNA segment encodes these proteins:
- the b3gnt7l gene encoding UDP-GlcNAc:betaGal beta-1,3-N-acetylglucosaminyltransferase 7, like, translated as MDHFFRRKRAGLVKFLLSLSLVLASILMILKLNLSGKYAAVLKDARDASWCGSDCFPSTQAPVKSDFWRLNAAAQSNRVNSQRAANGTPTGWDVQVLNCSEDELVKSQGWFQRLDPRFHQFVLHRHCRYFPMLINHPEKCADGEVHLIMVIKSVIEQHDRREAVRKTWGKEGTVNGKKIKTIFLLGTPTTGKDTKNLQKLIEYEDQIYKDILQWDFMDTFLNLTLKEVNFLKWFNIYCPGAQFIYKGDDDVFVNTHNLLEFIGYKVDDGKDADLFVGDTIAKAIPIRNRQSKYYIPKELYDKPYPPYLGGGGFVMSSQMARRLFAASEDVELYPIDDVFLGMCVKRLNVAPELHAGFRTFGITRQKASSINTEPCFYKSLIVVHKLSAQELLRMWSAVHDKDLVCAQRTFI; from the coding sequence ATGGATCACTTCTTTCGGAGAAAGCGGGCAGGTTTGGTGAAGTTCTTGCTGAGTCTCTCCCTGGTTTTGGCGTCTATTCTGATGATTCTCAAGCTGAACCTGTCGGGAAAATACGCAGCGGTCTTAAAAGACGCGCGGGACGCGAGCTGGTGCGGCTCGGACTGTTTTCCTTCAACACAGGCACCGGTAAAGTCCGATTTCTGGAGACTAAATGCCGCGGCGCAAAGCAACAGAGTGAACTCGCAGCGGGCGGCCAACGGGACCCCGACCGGCTGGGACGTACAAGTTCTCAACTGCAGCGAGGACGAATTGGTGAAGAGCCAGGGCTGGTTCCAGCGTCTGGACCCGAGGTTTCACCAGTTTGTCCTGCACAGACACTGTAGGTACTTCCCCATGCTCATCAACCACCCGGAGAAATGCGCGGACGGAGAGGTGCACCTCATCATGGTGATCAAGTCCGTTATCGAGCAGCACGACCGGCGGGAAGCTGTGCGTAAAACCTGGGGCAAGGAGGGCACAGTTAACGGAAAGAAGATCAAAACTATATTTCTCCTTGGAACTCCGACAACAGGTAAAGACACTAAGAACCTCCAGAAACTGATCGAGTACGAGGATCAGATCTACAAAGACATCCTGCAGTGGGACTTTATGGACACCTTCCTCAACCTGACCCTAAAGGAGGTGAATTTCCTCAAATGGTTCAACATCTACTGTCCCGGGGCGCAGTTCATATACAAAGGAGACGACGACGTGTTTGTGAACACGCACAACCTGCTGGAGTTCATTGGCTACAAGGTGGACGATGGCAAAGACGCCGACTTATTTGTGGGGGACACGATCGCCAAGGCGATCCCCATCCGGAACCGCCAGAGCAAATACTACATACCCAAAGAGCTCTACGACAAGCCGTACCCGCCCTATTTAGGGGGTGGCGGGTTCGTGATGTCCTCCCAGATGGCCAGGAGGCTCTTCGCGGCCTCGGAGGACGTGGAGCTGTACCCCATCGACGACGTGTTTTTAGGGATGTGTGTCAAGAGGCTGAACGTGGCTCCGGAGTTGCACGCAGGCTTCAGGACCTTCGGCATCACCAGACAAAAGGCGAGCTCCATAAACACGGAGCCGTGCTTTTACAAGAGCCTCATCGTGGTGCACAAACTGAGCGCGCAGGAGCTGCTCAGGATGTGGAGCGCAGTGCACGACAAGGATCTGGTTTGCGCACAAAGGACCTTTATATAA